From the Oscillospiraceae bacterium genome, one window contains:
- a CDS encoding zinc-binding protein → MYEDKTLVCKDCGNEFVFTAGEQEFYAEKGFQNEPQRCKACRDARKAAGKAQKELFTTTCAQCGKEAKVPFQPSDDRPVYCSECFAAMKQQ, encoded by the coding sequence ATGTACGAAGACAAGACTCTAGTATGCAAAGACTGCGGCAACGAATTCGTTTTCACCGCAGGCGAACAGGAATTCTACGCAGAAAAAGGTTTCCAGAACGAGCCCCAGAGATGCAAGGCTTGCAGAGATGCAAGAAAAGCAGCAGGTAAGGCCCAGAAGGAACTGTTCACCACCACTTGCGCACAGTGCGGAAAAGAAGCTAAGGTTCCTTTCCAGCCGAGCGACGACCGTCCGGTATACTGCAGCGAGTGCTTTGCTGCTATGAAGCAACAGTAA
- the melA gene encoding alpha-galactosidase produces MKKFAFIGGGSFGFTRTLVRDILTFPAFRDAEIALMDIDPERLDYIKRACEKIVEKGNYPAKITATTDRVEALKGADGVLCTILAGDVDVWQYDITIPKKYGVDINVGDTRGPSGIFRALRTIPVMLDICADIEKYCPDAVFLNYTNPMAMLCRAMQEKFPKLKITGLCHSVQGTANMLAGWVGADPNEVTYTCAGVNHQAFYLDLKWNGKDMYPMIREALKKPEILNAEQVRNNMFLNLDYYVTESSGHNSEYVAWYRKRADLIEKYCTDGTNWNPGKHAYILDSYTKRKDTWRDSIHEFLNSEEIDLNRGNEYAAYIFNAVFGDNTIYKFNGNVRNFNLIDNLPYGCCVEVPVVASRNKLESVAVGALPDQLACLINTTARIEELAVQAALEGDPRKVFYACAFDPLTSAVLSLDEIKQMVDEMMEQNKAYLPQFKTLK; encoded by the coding sequence TTTACCCGTACACTTGTAAGGGATATTCTCACATTTCCTGCTTTCCGCGATGCCGAAATAGCTCTTATGGATATCGATCCCGAAAGACTTGACTACATAAAACGTGCTTGCGAAAAAATTGTCGAAAAAGGCAATTATCCCGCTAAAATCACTGCCACTACCGACAGAGTGGAAGCACTTAAGGGTGCAGACGGTGTACTTTGCACCATTCTTGCGGGTGATGTTGATGTATGGCAGTACGATATCACTATTCCAAAGAAATATGGAGTTGATATTAACGTAGGTGATACAAGAGGTCCATCCGGAATATTCCGTGCACTCAGAACTATCCCTGTTATGCTGGATATTTGTGCTGACATCGAAAAATATTGCCCCGATGCAGTGTTCCTTAACTATACCAACCCAATGGCTATGCTTTGCAGAGCTATGCAGGAGAAATTCCCCAAGCTTAAGATAACCGGTCTTTGCCACAGCGTTCAGGGCACAGCAAATATGCTTGCCGGCTGGGTGGGCGCAGACCCGAATGAAGTCACATACACCTGTGCGGGTGTCAACCATCAGGCGTTTTATCTCGACCTTAAGTGGAACGGCAAGGATATGTATCCCATGATTCGTGAAGCTCTGAAAAAGCCTGAAATACTCAATGCCGAACAGGTAAGAAATAATATGTTCCTCAATCTGGATTACTATGTTACCGAATCCAGCGGCCATAACAGTGAATATGTTGCGTGGTACCGCAAGCGTGCTGACCTTATAGAAAAGTATTGCACTGACGGTACAAACTGGAATCCGGGAAAGCATGCATATATTCTCGATTCGTATACAAAGCGTAAAGATACATGGAGAGATTCCATACACGAATTCCTCAATTCCGAAGAAATCGATCTCAACAGAGGTAACGAATATGCCGCATATATCTTTAATGCTGTATTTGGAGACAACACTATTTATAAATTCAACGGTAACGTGCGTAACTTTAACCTCATTGACAACCTTCCGTACGGATGCTGTGTAGAGGTGCCTGTTGTGGCGAGTCGGAACAAGCTGGAATCTGTTGCGGTAGGTGCACTGCCGGATCAGTTGGCATGTCTTATCAACACTACCGCCAGAATAGAAGAGCTCGCTGTTCAGGCTGCACTGGAAGGCGATCCCAGAAAGGTGTTTTATGCATGTGCGTTTGACCCGCTTACCTCTGCTGTTCTTTCGCTTGATGAAATCAAGCAGATGGTAGATGAAATGATGGAGCAGAACAAGGCGTATCTGCCTCAGTTCAAGACACTTAAGTAA